One part of the Sciurus carolinensis chromosome 6, mSciCar1.2, whole genome shotgun sequence genome encodes these proteins:
- the LOC124986632 gene encoding histone H2B subacrosomal variant-like, which yields MARRTIQKYRCFRGHRRSISRKKSHSSTNFGQRNYSLYVNRVLKEVVPQRGMSYRTLDFMNTLINDIFDRIAEEAHHLMHFRKRCTLTPEDIQKAVYMLLPEQLAKYAVTFGSEAVHRFVSS from the coding sequence ATGGCCAGACGCACCATCCAAAAGTACAGATGCTTCAGAGGACATCGAAGATCAATCTCCAGAAAGAAGTCGCACTCCAGTACCAATTTTGGCCAAAGAAACTATTCACTCTATGTTAACAGGGTCCTTAAAGAAGTTGTTCCCCAGAGGGGCATGTCATATCGCACCTTGGACTTCATGAACACTCTGATCAACGACATCTTTGACCGCATTGCTGAGGAAGCCCACCACCTGATGCATTTCAGAAAGCGCTGTACCCTCACCCCTGAAGACATCCAGAAGGCGGTGTACATGCTGTTGCCTGAGCAACTAGCAAAGTACGCAGTGACTTTTGGAAGTGAAGCAGTGCACAGATTTGTCAGCTCCTGA